One genomic segment of Lampris incognitus isolate fLamInc1 chromosome 2, fLamInc1.hap2, whole genome shotgun sequence includes these proteins:
- the LOC130108402 gene encoding uncharacterized protein SCO4629-like — protein sequence MPWDRYRTMFWKFHLSDPDEDVHNDRKKGTAQHDGLIRLKPLMDTIKNACQHVRGMDYESDKCARVLWDYLCLHQPLEKSDVIIGLGCHDLRVAERSAALFLEGWAPWLVFTGYLGNQTAGVWTRREADVFLEVALRMGVPRRNILLETEATNTGENIRFSHRVLKESNISASRVIMVQQPFMERRVYATFLRQWPDLVGHIHVIVTSPQMSIWAYPHPSVGTASDLISYMLGVVERIRDYPQKGFQVVQEIPPSVLSAYHWFLQAGYSPK from the exons ATGCCATGGGACAGATACAGAACAATGTTTTGGAAATTTCATCTCAGCGACCCTGATGAGGATGTCCATAATGACAGAAAAAAGGGCACAGCCCAGCATGACGGACTCATCCGACTAAAACCCCTGATGGACACCATCAAGAATGCAT GTCAGCATGTGAGAGGAATGGATTATGAGAGTGACAAGTGCGCCCGAGTTCTGTGGGACTATCTATGTCTTCATCAACCCCTGGAAAAG AGTGACGTCATAATTGGCTTGGGTTGCCATGACTTGCGTGTTGCCGAGAGGTCTGCTGCTCTTTTCTTGGAGGGTTGGGCTCCCTGGCTAGTTTTCACGGGTTACCTAGGCAACCAGACTGCAG GTGTGTGGACGAGAAGAGAGGCAGATGTTTTTCTGGAGGTGGCGCTGAGGATGGGGGTTCCCAGGAGGAACATCTTATTGGAGACAGAGGCCACCAATACTGGAGAGAATATACGCTTCTCACACAGAGTCCTAAAAGAGAGCAACATCTCAG CCTCCAGAGTGATCATGGTGCAGCAGCCCTTCATGGAGCGCAGGGTTTATGCCACCTTCCTGCGTCAGTGGCCTGACCTGGTGGGGCACATACATGTCATTGTGACTTCTCCACAGATGAGCATCTGGGCATACCCTCACCCCAGCGTGGGCACAGCTTCTGATCTCATCAGTTACATGCTCG GCGTGGTGGAAAGAATCCGTGACTATCCTCAGAAAGGCTTCCAGGTGGTGCAGGAAATCCCCCCCAGTGTTCTTTCTGCCTACCATTGGTTCCTCCAGGCTGGCTACAGCCCAAAATGA
- the mtg2 gene encoding mitochondrial ribosome-associated GTPase 2 — protein MLTILSRIKNQRFFFKEVVVGRIYGQACGETESSLLNRTAPPASTARGVSDGVRRVSTTCALCVKSRGIQKKRDISEKKMTRYFVDCRNVKLLAGLGGNGASTFHSEPRKEWGGPDGGNGGDGGSITIKVDRVVKSLAQLAPVYKGEDGHSGSNKNCYGRNGRATYIFVPVGTVVKEQGKTIVDLSEHGQEYLAVFGGAGGKGNRFFLSNENRAPMTATPGVKGQERVLQLELRTMAHAGLVGFPNAGKSSLLRAISNAKPAVAAYPFTTLNPHVGIVNYRDHEQVAVADIPGIIRGAHLNRGLGISFLRHIERCRFLLFVLDLSVQEPWTQLEDLRYELEQYESGLSKRPHAIIANKMDLPEAQENLKTLKSHITQKVIPVSALTGQNTEELILYLRELYDGYLQGEDCGTYPIIKW, from the exons ATGTTGACGATATTGTCCAGAATAAAGAACCAGAGATTTTTCTTCAAAGAGGTTGTGGTTGGACGAATATATGGACAAGCGTGTGGAGAGACCGAGTCGAGCCTTTTAAACCGCACTGCCCCTCCAGCATCAACGGCGCGTGGCGTTTCAGATGGAGTCAGACGTGTTTCTACTACCTGTGCACTTTGTGTCAAAAGCCGGGGAATCCAGAAGAAGAGAGACATTTCCGAAAAGAAAATG ACACGCTACTTTGTGGACTGTCGCAATGTGAAGCTGCTTGCTGGGTTAGGTGGGAATGGAGCCTCCACCTTTCACAGTGAGCCCCGGAAAGAGTGGGGTGGACCTGATGGAGGGAATGGAGGTGATGGGGGAAGCATCACCATCAAAG TCGACAGGGTTGTTAAATCGTTGGCGCAGTTAGCTCCAGTCTACAAGGGAGAAGATGGGCATTCAGGGAGCAACAAGAACTGTTATGGTCGGAATGGCAGAGCAACCTACATTTTT GTGCCAGTAGGCACTGTGGTGAAGGAGCAGGGAAAGACAATAGTAGACCTCTCTGAGCATGGCCAGGAGTATCTGGCTGTATTTGGAGGAGCTGGTGGGAAAGGGAACCGTTTCTTTCTGTCTAATGAGAACCGTGCCCCAATGACAGCCACGCCAGGAGTGAAGGGCCAGGAGAGAGTCCTACAGCTAGAATTGCGCACCATGGCCCATGCTGGACTG GTTGGATTTCCAAATGCAGGGAAGTCATCACTGCTGAGGGCTATCTCCAATGCTAAGCCTGCTGTAGCTGCTTACCCCTTTACAACACTCAACCCACATGTGGGCATTGTCAACTACAGGGATCATGAGCAAGTAGCAG TGGCTGATATTCCAGGCATCATCCGTGGGGCCCATCTAAACCGTGGCCTGGGCATCTCTTTCCTACGACACATAGAGCGCTGTCGTTTCCTGCTCTTTGTTCTGGATCTGTCCGTTCAAGAACCTTGGACTCAACTCGAAGACCTACGCTATGAGCTTGAACAGTATGAGTCCGGTTTGTCCAAACGGCCTCACGCCATCATAGCCAACAAAATGGACTTGCCAGAGGCCCAGGAGAACCTCAAGACTCTTAAGAGCCACATCACCCAGAAGGTGATCCCTGTGTCGGCTCTCACAGGACAGAACACAGAGGAGTTGATCCTCTACCTCAGAGAGCTGTATGACGGCTACCTCCAGGGAGAGGACTGTGGGACATATCCAATCATTAAGTGGTAG